One part of the Arachidicoccus terrestris genome encodes these proteins:
- a CDS encoding dipeptide ABC transporter ATP-binding protein, translating to MQQKQNELVEINRLTISFGRNTVLRALDLTIGTGQTLAVVGESGSGKSLTALSLLQLLPGQAALSGEIFLKNAFKDLPPEEQKRQHTSINLTALNTRQMENIRGSQIAMIFQEPMTSLNPVKTCGDQVAEAIIAHLKIDRKTARARAIQLFTDVQLPDPAAVFDKYPHQISGGQKQRVMIAMAMSCSPRLLICDEPTTALDVMVQKEILQLIKDLQQKTNMSVLFISHDIQLVAEIADQIAVLYRGELVEYGQAGNIISTPSHPYTRALLSCRPGLYKRGERLPVVSDFLNKEDGRAALHDRTADIKVHASVSAPNREAGALLQIRKLQVWYPTKRDFWGRATAYFKAVKGMDLEVYKGETLGLVGGSGCGKTTLGRAIMGLTPIHDGSITFKGHSRQNDHSNSWQSATEMQMIFQDPYSALNPRITVGKAIGEALLVHGKVAGRHVKDKVCGWLERVGLQPAHYDRYPHEFSGGQRQRLVIARALILEPDFVICDESVSALDVSVQAQILNLFNDLKAQLGFTSIFISHDLSVVKYISDRIAVMNQGELEELGNADDIYERPQSAYTKSLLAAIPAPGLNRPI from the coding sequence TTGCAACAAAAACAAAATGAACTTGTAGAAATAAACCGCCTGACCATCAGTTTTGGCCGGAACACCGTGCTGCGTGCACTGGATCTGACGATTGGCACAGGCCAGACATTGGCTGTTGTGGGAGAATCGGGGAGCGGAAAATCACTGACAGCTTTATCTCTGTTACAGTTATTACCTGGACAAGCAGCGCTATCCGGGGAGATCTTTTTAAAGAATGCCTTTAAAGATCTGCCACCGGAGGAGCAAAAACGGCAGCATACGTCAATCAACCTGACAGCACTCAATACGCGGCAGATGGAAAACATTAGGGGCTCCCAGATTGCCATGATCTTCCAGGAACCCATGACATCACTCAACCCTGTTAAGACCTGTGGCGACCAGGTAGCCGAAGCCATTATTGCGCATCTCAAGATCGATAGAAAAACGGCCAGAGCAAGGGCCATACAACTTTTTACAGACGTGCAGTTGCCTGATCCGGCTGCTGTTTTTGATAAGTATCCCCATCAGATCAGTGGTGGCCAAAAACAAAGGGTAATGATCGCCATGGCAATGAGCTGTTCGCCCAGACTACTCATCTGTGATGAGCCTACCACGGCACTAGACGTCATGGTCCAAAAAGAGATCCTTCAGCTTATAAAAGATTTACAGCAAAAGACCAATATGAGTGTGCTGTTTATCTCACACGACATACAATTGGTCGCAGAAATTGCGGATCAGATCGCTGTACTATACAGAGGTGAGTTGGTGGAGTATGGGCAGGCAGGCAATATCATATCCACCCCCTCGCATCCTTATACACGGGCCTTATTGTCCTGTCGCCCAGGTTTATACAAGAGGGGAGAAAGGCTGCCAGTCGTTTCAGATTTTTTGAATAAGGAGGATGGCCGCGCTGCCCTTCATGATAGGACAGCCGACATTAAAGTACATGCATCTGTCAGTGCTCCCAACAGGGAGGCCGGCGCGTTGCTGCAGATTAGAAAATTGCAGGTCTGGTACCCGACCAAAAGAGATTTTTGGGGGCGGGCGACTGCTTATTTTAAAGCTGTAAAAGGCATGGATCTGGAGGTGTACAAAGGGGAAACGCTCGGCCTGGTCGGCGGATCAGGGTGTGGCAAAACAACCCTTGGCCGGGCCATCATGGGACTGACCCCTATTCATGACGGTTCGATCACCTTTAAAGGACATTCCAGACAAAATGATCATTCTAACAGCTGGCAGTCGGCTACAGAAATGCAGATGATCTTTCAGGATCCATACAGTGCACTCAATCCCAGGATCACTGTCGGAAAGGCCATCGGTGAGGCGCTTTTAGTACATGGCAAGGTAGCGGGGCGCCATGTTAAAGATAAGGTCTGCGGCTGGCTGGAAAGGGTAGGGCTGCAACCCGCACATTATGATCGATATCCCCATGAATTCAGTGGCGGGCAAAGACAACGGCTGGTTATAGCCCGTGCGTTAATCCTTGAACCTGATTTCGTGATTTGTGATGAGAGTGTTTCAGCACTCGATGTGAGTGTACAAGCGCAGATTCTGAATCTCTTTAACGACTTAAAAGCACAACTAGGCTTTACATCCATATTCATTTCACATGACCTGTCTGTAGTCAAATATATCTCAGATCGTATTGCAGTCATGAATCAGGGAGAACTGGAAGAGCTCGGTAACGCAGATGATATATATGAACGTCCGCAATCGGCCTACACAAAAAGCTTGCTGGCCGCTATCCCCGCACCTGGCCTAAACCGCCCCATTTAG
- a CDS encoding ABC transporter ATP-binding protein → MEKKEKKKLDIRLLSRVFAYVKPYRLQFTCSLVLALVLSVFAPVRPYLIQLTVSEATGKPVSVPGWLKIFISDQHLNNVLQFIIAVTIFQIIFIFIETLTRFIFSFITSWLGQAVVKDMRIQVFDKISQLNQRQFDKTPIGTLTTRTINDIESINNIFSDGLVPILADLFAIVVTLGTMFYIDWKLTLISLIPFPILIIATFYFKESVNRSYLRVRNAISALNAFVQEHISGMAIVQAFAAEKREADKFKEINKEHRNANISAIFAYSVFFPVVEIILALSMAFLIWFVADNKLDAGLLVSFILYLNQIFRPLRVIADKFNVLQMGLIAAERVFKVLENDDMQPQASQGHYHPDQINGSIRFDHVNFAYNPPHYVLKDVDFQINPGETVAIVGHTGSGKTSIISLINRLYEIQSGKILIDGVDIREYNIETLRKHIGVVLQDVFLFSGSIMENITLRNPDITKSEVVEAAKMIGMHDFIMQLEGSYDFSVMERGSSLSLGQRQLISFIRALLYDPSILILDEATSSIDTDSEILVQRAIDKLIKGRTSIVIAHRLSTIRKAHKIIVLDKGQIKEMGTHDELLERNGFYAKLHQMQFADQMQTAS, encoded by the coding sequence CAAACCCGTTTCTGTACCCGGTTGGCTCAAAATATTTATCAGTGATCAACATCTTAATAATGTTCTTCAGTTCATTATTGCCGTCACCATTTTCCAGATCATATTTATATTTATTGAGACCTTAACCAGGTTCATTTTCAGTTTTATTACCTCATGGCTGGGTCAGGCAGTCGTAAAAGACATGCGCATTCAGGTTTTTGACAAAATCAGCCAGCTTAACCAGCGTCAGTTCGATAAGACGCCTATTGGTACACTGACTACAAGAACCATTAACGATATAGAGAGTATCAATAACATCTTCTCAGATGGATTAGTACCTATCCTGGCAGACCTTTTTGCCATTGTGGTCACACTGGGAACCATGTTTTATATCGACTGGAAGCTCACGCTCATCAGCTTGATCCCTTTCCCTATATTAATCATCGCAACTTTTTACTTTAAAGAAAGTGTCAACAGGAGCTACCTGCGGGTGAGAAATGCCATCTCCGCTCTTAATGCTTTTGTCCAGGAGCATATATCCGGCATGGCCATTGTTCAGGCCTTTGCAGCAGAAAAAAGAGAAGCTGACAAATTCAAAGAGATCAATAAAGAACACAGAAATGCCAACATCTCAGCGATTTTCGCCTACTCTGTATTCTTTCCGGTCGTAGAGATTATCCTGGCTCTTAGTATGGCCTTTCTGATCTGGTTTGTGGCAGATAACAAGTTGGATGCGGGGCTGTTAGTATCCTTTATCCTCTATCTGAACCAGATATTTAGGCCTTTACGGGTGATAGCTGATAAATTCAATGTGCTGCAGATGGGGCTTATTGCTGCGGAGAGAGTCTTTAAGGTCCTGGAAAATGATGACATGCAACCGCAGGCCAGTCAAGGACATTATCATCCTGATCAGATCAATGGTTCTATCCGTTTTGATCATGTGAACTTTGCGTATAATCCACCGCATTATGTCTTAAAAGATGTAGATTTTCAGATCAATCCTGGTGAGACGGTAGCTATCGTTGGCCATACTGGCAGTGGCAAAACTTCCATCATCAGCCTGATCAACCGCCTTTATGAGATCCAGAGCGGTAAGATATTAATTGATGGAGTGGATATCAGAGAATATAATATTGAGACGCTTCGTAAACATATTGGCGTGGTCTTACAGGATGTCTTTTTATTTTCCGGTTCCATCATGGAAAATATCACGTTACGGAACCCAGATATCACCAAATCGGAAGTTGTAGAAGCAGCTAAAATGATCGGAATGCACGATTTTATCATGCAGCTGGAAGGTAGCTATGATTTTTCTGTCATGGAAAGAGGCAGTTCACTCAGCCTGGGCCAGAGACAATTGATTTCTTTTATTCGTGCACTCCTGTATGACCCTTCAATTCTGATACTGGATGAAGCCACCTCTTCTATTGACACCGATAGCGAAATCCTTGTACAGCGCGCCATTGATAAGCTGATCAAGGGGCGTACCTCGATTGTCATCGCCCATAGACTTTCCACGATCCGCAAGGCCCATAAGATCATTGTCCTGGATAAAGGCCAGATTAAAGAAATGGGCACTCATGACGAGCTTTTGGAACGTAACGGTTTTTATGCGAAATTGCATCAAATGCAGTTCGCAGATCAGATGCAGACTGCTTCCTAA